One part of the Haliotis asinina isolate JCU_RB_2024 chromosome 2, JCU_Hal_asi_v2, whole genome shotgun sequence genome encodes these proteins:
- the LOC137273047 gene encoding uncharacterized protein, translated as MGNITSEVCAAITAGACGVEAVIFAVIVIAYCLIQGSREKKPKRVSPKERVAIYRPAHLKPDDIKNGYSTADVEFETRDYQRSAKTAPHGEVNENDYDVLWKWNPRLFKESESQGVYSHLADIDSMSEGAHTDQYDTTRRVLSSRRPRPEEELYNKMAILEE; from the exons ATGGGCAACATCACGTCTGAAG tCTGTGCAGCGATAACAG CGGGTGCTTGTGGCGTCGAAGCAGTGATCTTTGCTGTCATCGTCATTGCCTACTGTTTGATCCAGGG TTCCAGAGAAAAGAAACCAAAGCGAGTTTCACCGAAAGAAAGGGTCGCAATATACCGCCCGGCGCACCTGAAGCCTGACGACATCAAGAATGGTTATTCAACGGCTGATGTCGAATTTGAAACCAGAGATTACCAAAGAAGCGCAAAAACCGCGCCACATGGTGAAGTCAATGAGAATGATTATGACGTGTTGTGGAAGTGGAACCCAAGGCTGTTCAAGGAATCGGAGAGTCAAGGAGTGTACAGTCATTTGGCGGATATAGACAGCATGAGTGAGGGTGCGCACACCGATCAGTATGACACGACACGACGGGTACTGTCTTCACGGCGGCCTAGGCCCGAGGAAGAGTTGTATAACAAGATGGCCATACTTGAAGAGTAG